The DNA region GAAGTCTTACTTAGATATTTTTAAGTAACACACGCTTCCTTCCTTCTACACGTGTCGAATATTCATTAAGTTTATTTTTGAATATGGGAGGAACGCGACCACGGGTAAAGTATCAAAAATTTGTATCGTTTAAAAGTGTAAAAACGTCATATATCACGTCATACGTCCCCTCAtcgaaactaaataaataaacgagagTATAAAACTACTTATCTCATCTCTCTCGCCTGCGCCGAGATAATTCTGCTTTCTGAATAAGTTCATCAGTTTCCGCagaaactttcaaaaattgccGTAGCCGATGGTATTTCACATCGTCATGGCGGGGTATTGGTAAAAGTTTTCAACTAGCAATAATCGCACCTCGGTAGAACCTCATTGGTTACGATATCGCCACTGCGCAAAGCTAACGAGTTCGTCTTTCCCAGCCCTACTAATAACGCCGCCGTAAGCTTTCAGCAGTGAGAAACCTCTCCGCCACGTCTCCACCTGGCGGCAAGGTGGAGAACTAACCAAGGAAAGCGCAGATACTGTATCCAGACCCTACATCCTACATTCGCACAAAGTCAAACATAAATTGAACAAAACCGACAAACTCTCACGAGCCTAATATAATCCAACAATATCCCAAATGCAAATAACCATTTAATATTTACTACACTACATTTAAAACAGCGAACACCTATCAATTACGACAGATACTCCTTTTCTATCTAAAAAGAAAGTTCCCCGGCTGTCGCGTGACGAGCGGTAAACAGCGGATCTGCAATTGAGTGTAAGTAGAGATCGGTTAAGTATTTGCTGGAAATGCATCGTGGCAGGGAAGCACGGCAGCAGGAGGTGGCGTTTTAAGTTACGCGCGTAAACGACGCCCCGCGATAGAGTCTTGCTGCATTCTTTGCCCCCCCCGTGTACCTGTTGCTCTTCAGGGGGGGCATTTTGTAAAATCAACTTCTGCCACGCGAATTCGATTTCCGTTGCGCAACTCGAGGCCACGGCGTGCGAGCCTCGGGAGGAGCCGTTCCAGGCCGAACAGGCAGAAGACGTTGCGTTACGATAAACTTGGAAACGGCGTCGATTGACGGGATCTAAACTGGGCGGTGGCCTCACCCTTCGAAGTGGCCAGGGTCCAGAAATTACGGCGGTTTTTGCTTATCGGCGTTTTCATCTGGCGTCGGTCCACCGAGTCGATTAGCCATCTCCTTTTCTTGCGAAGCACACCCACTTGTTTGGGATTCCCAAGGCGTCGCGACGTCAGCGTCAACAATAACGGGCGGATCATCGTAAACGACGATCACGCGCTGCCGCTGAATAAATCTGTCCAGGATACCTACGTGTTCTATTTCAGCGGATCGAACAGGTTTCATTGTATGAACGTGGAAACTTCGCGAAGGATTCCAAGATTGCTACCCTTTTTAAGGGGTGCACATTTTattgggggaggggaggggtgtATCGAGTCTTCCAATTTTAGTGGTAGTATGCGTGTTGAGGTATTTACTCATAGgtacatgaattaatcaatatttctcgaGTACGCGATATTAGGCACACTTTTTTCAGGACCCGATTTTTGCATGTTTAGATTTGTtgaattcctaattaaaaatttgcaggtttcaacgattctaacttatgccacatgaaagatgaatattttctctttactttgaaacgaattgcatgcaaaaatatcaattattattcaattgacagcgatttaagtTTTACTAGgcgtgttgtattccgtatttttcgtattacttttattttattaaataactttatgcaaataacggaaactaagacgattacagataaatactagattatagattcagaactagattctcgtgtccagactattcggactgaagtgctcaagtgcttctgactggaagaattgcgtgtacggttttcggtaagctgaaaagtgggggttgtcctgagtttaacggtcgttaagggatgaggcatagagatcgaggttgaaggatgagtaatagggtacggataaggtcataaaagaaggacttcaggatgcttactattgctatctggaaaactaccgcgctgactaatactttatatagatttaaatgacgttggtatacaacaggcGATATTATGTACAGTCACCCTATACGGTGTTGGGTTGAAACGGTTATTTCACAGATAGGGAAGTGAATCAGATATTAAAACAGAGCGCAGAATATTATACCGAGCAGGTGAGTCTCTAATTATTTTCGGCAATGTATCATCGAAGAGTTTTCGTGTAGGTATTCTCATGTGCAATAGGTAGGATGTAGGTACGTTTTTAGAGGCTCTGCAAAACTTCAAAGGGAAGATCGCGCCGGGAAGGGCCAAGAAGATGAAGAAGGCTCGCGAGACGCAAATACAAGCAGCCTAAATTGCAAACCAGTTATGATGTGTAACGGAAGGGTCTTTGAACCACAGCTGGGAATCTACGGTGAAACTTGCACCACTGCGGCCTCCATTCGATTAAAATCAATGCCTCCTAGACTCTAAATTAACCCAATCCAAAATTCTCTGTAGGGTAGatatttcaatattgtatactaaaaaaaaattggtttaataaatatttgttgatttcacCGAGCAAAAAACCCAGCAAAAAATAACACTATTAACTAACAACTTTGTAAAAGCGAAGCACAATAgttgtaatttataaaaaataacaccgtacatctagattgttattactaaattttacatcggtttatatgaaaaacgggactttcagCCCCACCCTATCCTACCTAAGGAACACATTACAccaataataaaaataggaGAACTCCCAAACTGTTCGATCTTCCCCCACTGATCTCCGTAAATACTCCACTAGCCACCAACACACGTATACAAAATTTACAATCTACTCGGCTACCTTTTCCTTCACTTCCCCAAACCACCCCTGCATTCTCCTAAGCAGAAAGACCCTTTAAGCCCATTAGAAATCCCCATCTCGTCCAGCAAACGAGACTGCAGTGTCAAGATCTGGTTACAGGGGCGGGGGTGTGTGAACAGCGAGCGGGCAAGCGGCCAAAGAACACTCGTTCCTGAATGTCGGCGTAAAGGATACGGCGGAGGGGAGGCTGGCATATAGCGTCGCGACGCACGGCGTCCGTCTTAGTCTTTGGTCAGCGTGATCGTTCAAAAGTCGCTTATCGGGACACCTGTGTGCTCGAGTCAACGTCCACCAGCGAACGAAAAAATAAAGGAACAGAGGAAACATGCCGGTACGTCCTCGCCAGCGAGTGTGCACATAACGAGGGAGCAGTGTTTCAGCCGCGCAGAAACGCGATACAATAACAATACCGCGGCGTAGCCAGCGAGCCACAGAGTTTAGCAAAGTGAAGCTCGAACCAGCTGTCGCGTTAATAGTTTTCTGTTTCGTTGTCGCGGTTTGGCCGCGGTTATTCGTAGCATCCTAATTACGTTAGACCTTGGGCTATTTCGTTCTGGCGGTTCTCCCAAAATACTGGATTAATCTTGACGCTAGGGGGGACGCGCGACGTTGCAAAACAAGGGAAAACGTGGCTTGCGAACGGGGGACCGTGGAGGATTAGGGGGAACGGTGTACGCGGCGGAGTCGTAAGCATCCGATTTTAGTACCGCGGACGAGCTTGTGTACAGATCGTTGACGCAATGGGAATCGCGGCACGGTTCTCAAACAGCGATTTGTGCCGCCGATCGACTTTGACGCGTAAGTCCGCCCCCGCCTCGCGAGCAGTGGGGTATTTATACCCTAAGACAAATATCCTTGCGTAATATCGAGGCTCGCGATTCCTCCGCGCGGAAATAGTGATTTAAAAAGCCTGTGGCTCTAGCGACGACCTTCGAATGTAAATTGAAATCATGGGGTGGGATTTGAACGTAGAATAATAGATAAGCTTTGCAGAGCTGCAGCTTGAATTGAAATTGCAGGGCTCAGTGTTACCTAACAAGAAACCCTGGTCTCTCTCTAATTTCTCAAAACGCTAGCAGTAAATCATCGGAACGACACCGTTCGAACGTCGAGATGGTGAAATAATGGCGGGACAAATGGCTAATTAGGGAGGATGAATCGGGCGCCACGCGAGACACCGTCGTTCGGAGCGTGCCCCGCGGCCAAAAGCGCAACCCCCAATGTACGGGTGCTAGACGTTGACCGATGTAACTTTAAATTTAGGGAATCGTTGCACCACGTGTCACGTTCACGAAACGTCCTCGAGAAACGGATACTGATCCCGACGAACGAATACGCCGCTCCTCTTCAGAATGGGGCTTAAAATACACCCCGGGCGCGCGTTCGACGTGGAACACGTTGCTTGACACTTCGCAGACAGCCTGGAGATTTCCCTGCAAACCAGCTGCCGATCCTCCCGCTAACTAAGCTGCAGCTAGGAATGCAGTGGATCGGACACACCGGGCTGGTTGTTAAGCAATTCCGTGGCCCTTCGATTATTAGTAACTCGTCGCGCGTAGCGAAACTATGCGTAGAAGATACGCAGCTCGAATTTCGCGGAGCGTAGAGGCTGATTTCTGCTATAAATACTGATTTATCGCGGACAGACGGATGCCAGATCGCGTTTGCGTCGGTCGGCCCGCTGGCGTCGTAAATCAACGCGAAAGTAGTTAACAAATTGCTTACAATACACGCTTAGGTAGCAGCGGACCTGGCTCCAATAACTTCAATTATTTTTACCAATTTCATTCAGAGGAACGAAATAAAGACAGGGTAAGGAGGGTTGAAAATCAGTTGGCGATAAGTGGCTTTCATTTCACGGAGTCGAAATGATTTTTGCGGGTGCGTTGATAGGAAAGCGACGGGGCAGAAAATCGTTGTCAATCTGCCAGGCGGTGTAATTCCGTCCGATTGCGAGGATTTTACTAGAAATCAGTAAAACTTTCCGGGGTTCACACGGCACGGAAACAGGTGGCCGTCGAACGGTTCTTGCCAGTTTTAATAAAAGCCAACGAATCGGCCGGCGTATTTTATTTCCGACGTTCGTTTTATGCCCCCCGGTAACGTAACACCGTCGCGATCTATTTTCGCGCACCCCTGTCGGACGTTTTTAAATCGCTCGAGGGCTCGCTGGATCGCGTCGCGGTTCTCGAGGGGGAAGGATGTCCTGCGCGGATCTTTGAGCTCTTAAGGACGAACCTCTGGTCTCTGATTCGCAGGCTCGCAATAAGGAACAGGAAGCTGAGGTGTTGGCCTGGATCGAGGCCGTTCTTGGGGAGAAACTTCCGCCTGGAAACTACGAGGACATACTGAAGGATGGCGTCGTCTTGTGCAAGCTCGCCAACAAACTGGCGCCAGGGTCGGTGAAGAAGATCCAGGCCAAGGGAACCAACTTCCAATTGATGGAAAATGTGCAGAGGTATTGCGAGAGCATCCGCGTTTGTTAAAGGAAGCCTGCCACTTTAGTGGGTTTCTAATCGCTCGACGCGTTTATGCAGATTCCAAGCCGCCATCAAGCAGTATGGAGTTCCGCAGGAGGAAATCTTCCAGACGGCTGATCTGTTCGAAAGACGCAACATCCCACAAGTTACTCTGTGCCTGTACGCGCTTGGTAGGATTGTGAGTATCTTCGAGCAAAGGTTCTCGAATAAACACTTTGCACGGCGCGTGGGGTGTTCTTCTATCGGTATTTTCTGGGAGGCATCGGAAGTATTGCCTCGAGTCTTGATGAATGAAGTCTCGGGGTGAGTAGCCCCGGCCTTATACGGAATGTATAAAGTTACACGGAGAAGTAAATTTgagtcaaattgacccagtatCATATATTTACGAGAAATGTGGACATAAAAATAGATCacagttcatttaattattaatttaatttttaatatttcaatgtttcaatgtttcaatgtttcaatgtttcaatatttcaatatttcaatatttcaatatttcagtatttcaatatttcaatatttcaatatttcaatatttcagtatttcagtatttcagtatttcagtatttcagtatttcagtatttcagtatttcagtatttcagtatttcagtatttcagtatttcagtatttcagtatttcagtatttcagtatttcagtatttcagtatttcagtatttcagtatttcagtatttcagtatttcagtatttcagtatttcagtatttcagtatttcagtatttcaatatttcaatatttcaatatttcaatatttcagtatttcagtatttcagtatttcagtatttcagtatttcagtatttcagtatttcagtatttcagtatttcagtatttcagtatttcagtatttcagtatttcagtatttcagtatttcagtatttcagtatttcagtatttcagtatttcagtatttcagtatttcagtatttcagtatttcagtatttcagtatttcagtatttcagtatttcagtatttcagtatttcagtatttcagtatttcagtatttcaatatttcaatatttcagtatttcagtatttcagtatttcagtatttcagtatttcagtatttcagtatttcagtatttcagtatttcagtatttcagtatttcagtatttcagtatttcagtatttcagtatttcagtatttcagtatttcagtatttcagtatttcagtatttcagtatttcagtatttcagtatttcagtatttcagtatttcagtatttcagtatttcagtatttcagtatttcagtatttcagtatttcagtatttcagtatttcagtatttcaatatttcagtatttcagtatttcaatatttcaatatttcaatatttcaatatttcaatatttcaatatttcaatatttcaatatttcaatatttcaatatttcaatatttcaatatttcaatatttcaatatttcaatatttcaatatttcaatatttcaatatttcaatatttcactagtgcaatattttaatattttgagaatttaaatttctacaaaaaaaattaaataaaattttttaaaaattattatcattatttattacttaatCATATGAAAGAGTTTCAAGTAATACCTACACTAGTAAAGGAGAAATGAGGATTTGTACCTCGATTTTGGTTCAAAATGCCGGTTCGAAATTTCCGTACAAGGTTTAAGTAACACGTTCCCGCCAATACCGGTCGCCATTCAAAGTGTTGCTAGTCTTTGCCTGTTAACAAGGGTTACTCGCTAATTGCCACTACGATTTTTCTGTCCAGACGCAGAAACATCCCGAGTACAACGGACCTTCCCTAGGCCCGAAGATGTCGGAGGAGAACAAACGAACGTTCACGGAGGAACAGCTTCGCGCGAGCGAAGGCCAACTGAATCTGCAAATGGGTTTCAACAAAGGCGCCAGTCAAGCTGGCCACGGTGGTTTCGGTGGTACTCGACACATGTAAACGTCTCCTTGCAACGTGCACAATCGCGTTGCTGACGACGTTCTAGGTATAGATACCCTTTTTGCTACTTGCTACCGATCTCCGAGCGCTATGGACGCCAGGGCGCGACCGGTTCGAGATCTCCTCGTCGTCAGGCTCCGCCGAAATTCGACCGCGCTCAAAAATCACCTATATCTGCTTTCTTTTCGATGGACGGTGGAGGAGGAGCGTTCTGAGGTCGCTGGGAAACTGTGCAGGCCGAAATCTGTTTG from Andrena cerasifolii isolate SP2316 chromosome 10, iyAndCera1_principal, whole genome shotgun sequence includes:
- the LOC143373778 gene encoding myophilin, translated to MPARNKEQEAEVLAWIEAVLGEKLPPGNYEDILKDGVVLCKLANKLAPGSVKKIQAKGTNFQLMENVQRFQAAIKQYGVPQEEIFQTADLFERRNIPQVTLCLYALGRITQKHPEYNGPSLGPKMSEENKRTFTEEQLRASEGQLNLQMGFNKGASQAGHGGFGGTRHM